AGTTTCATCTTCCcattattttagtttctgaaataatttacaaaaataatatccTCTGAAAAGGAGAGGACACGAGATGTAGTATCTATTATACGTATGAGTTAGATTATAATTAAGATATTTGAACTGTCAATATATCAATCATTTTgacaccaatttttttttgtcaaggtATCATTTCTATCCAATGGAAGTAACATTATTGTAATACgtttagcaaaaaaacaattattgtaATACCATGTAAGTTGATAACTTCACTCGGctttgaaaaaggaaaaggaaataaGAAACGAGTCAAGGCCCATCAAAACCGAGACAAGATATGTCGATGAATGATCTGTGACCATTATCTTATTGTGAACCATATATAGAATGATCTGTTTTAGGAGGCCCAATAGGCCCATGTCAGGTTCACATAGCATTGGAGTGTGGGTTGTTGGTGAAGAGGTGTGATCGGCATGTTCTATCGATTCTTGGCACAACAGGTTTTCTATTTACAAATAAAACTTGGTTCTTCTCTTTTAAGGTCGTCTGATTCAAGACCAAGACATATGCCATGTTGATGGGCTTACGGGTAGCCACTAAGGTTTAAATGTATGATGATTTACCGGTCGGTCAAACCCGTTATGATCTCGACAAAATTAGTTCAATATTGATAAGTGTAAGAACCCtatgtaaacaaatatataagaCTAGGTTTAGGTAGCTGGTGATGAAGATCTTGCCATGTGACCAAATAATAGGTTTTATGTAAATtctaatgaaatatttacatttttagttattaaaaaaaaaaaaaagtgtgagAGTATAAATTCGACgaaacattaaaatttatatcgTTTAATGAAGAAgttgacttttcttttgtcttctaaTTTTCCCAAGTTTAAGACTACAACGAGTTTTgtccaaaatatatataattgattagCAAATCCTGCCGACGTAGCAACGGAGAGGACCGGCAGAGGAAGTAAGAGAAGGGACGAGAGAGCCATGTGCCACCCGAAACCCCTCTCCTCCTTTGTACAACGGCCTGACTATTACTCCTGGCGGTCCGAAGAAAGCTCCGTTCATGAAAACATCTCTAGACGTACCCCATTTCCATCTTTTAGAATCAGGTCCAGCCATCATTCTCTTCGTCAcctacatataatatatatatgtagttatatatatacaacgTTGTATTCGAACACGACACAACAATATAAATGGATTCTTTCAACTCAAAAATCAATTGATAACGACTATATTAACCCAAGTGTATCATATAATATGTTAGGTCTTATGATAATTTTAACGTGAGATTGATATATATACCTGTTTGCTGCTACGTTTTTCGGGAGCAACGAAGTAGTTGCCTTCACTAAAGATAATTGGATTAGCACTTCCTCCGATCGCGTACATTTGCCATTTCTCGTACCTATTGTTTGCTACATGTGCATACCCTCTCCTCACCCTCCCACATCATCAATCATAGATCTATATATGTTAGcgtttaattttctaattatctacttcatataaattaaaataattaacaatatatatttatactcaCCTAGGCATTCTCTCAATGAGACCCGGTCCAAAAGTATTGAATGCAATTGTAACTCTCATGTCCTTATCTCCCATATAACTGTCATCATGTCCGAGTAACATCACCTTTATAAGAACGTCATACCaaattttcatcaaacactcaaaaattatttataaaagttacAGTTTAATGTAAATATAAACTTACTTTATCATGCTGCGTGAAGTAGTTATTTGAAATCGTGACAGCCGTAGAAGAAACAATCACATCGATCAAACCATCATGGCACCGAGAAAGGAAACAATGATCGATCCAAACATGTGTAGATTGAAAAACGCGTATTCCATCACCATCCATTCCATTGGGATCTGCTTTACAATCATGGATACTTATCCCATGTATAATGACATGCTTCACTTGTCTGATCCTTAAGCATGGTCCGTTGGCAATTTCAACCTTTGCCCCTCTTCCGTCGATTGTCTTGTAGCTGTTAATCATGAGCTGGCTTTTCAACACTATCACCATGTCACGTGCAAATGTGATCCACAGCGGTTTAGGTTGGCTCACCGCATATCTTAAGGTTCCGGGGCTAGGGCGTGTAGGGTTGTCTGATGGGTTTGTAACCACGTAGATCGGACCGTTTTTTCCCCCTATTGCTGCTTTCCCGTACCCTACCGCGCAATGTGCTAGGGCTTGACGATTAGTCGCccatttagggtttcttcgCCAGCAAGCATCAATTGGATTTAGTGATACCCTGGGGGCGGTTACATTATAACTATGAGCAGTCTCTAAAAGAGGAGAAGCGAAAGCTGCCAAGAGAAGTGAAACTATTACCACGAGAGAAgccattttcttgaaaatgtGATGCTTGAATTGAAGTATGTGTGTGCAAATATCTATACACGAGTCACGACATATATGTGAGCTAGAGAATTAACGTATACACCTTATCTATGGACTTTTATGCATGTGTGTGGAAAATAATAAGGTGGAAGCGTGGAACAAACGGTACGCTAAGTGTTTTAGTCGGGCGACGAAGCACCCTATAACGTTACATAATTGGATATTTACAGAATAGAAACATTTAACTCTGGACTTAGATGGTGGATATATCTTTGtgaaaatatctaatataatgtttaaaatacCATTTTAGACATATTAACAATAATTTTCCCAATGATAATAAAAGATATAGTTATTACTAGCTACTTCctaaatgaaaagaaatatcaaaaatattgataCATATAAGTTTCGGACATGTAGAATTTAAAACCATAGGGTAGAAGTAGAACTTAGGTCCGAATATGAACCTAATCTTTCACAACATAAATCTTAAGGATGACctttaaaaatagtattttgaTGATAAATTGTCCCAATTTTTCCCCCCTAAAGTCTCGAACAGAAAATTCTTGGGCCGGGCAAATATAAAGGCCCATCATGTTCGACCACATTAAGTAtagttatataaatttttgtatgCTTTTCCCACTgaataataaatagaaatggTATAACTTGCTCAGACATATGCAAGTTAAgtataaataaactaattttggCAGGAGAGACACGTAccatttaattagttttattttgtccTCTTGTTACCAAAATGTTATATTACATGTGATTGATTCGTTGCATACCGACAACATTAGAAAATGTggtaaaaatataataacctGATATTCAATTTTGGAATAATAATGATACTTATATTGTATGATTTAATATTGCCTTTGGTTGCAAGGCATGCCAAATAATTCATGAAAATTACTAGTAGGAGTCACGTCTCCCACAGACCCATACAAtgattatgaataaaaatagtttgaaaATCCTTATGATTGATTCTTTTTGTATCATCCACATACCACACAATTATAGTATATATGGTGTTGCGCAATTTAAAATTGTTCGTTGTGTTCTTACAAAGCCTAATTAGCAGATTCGATTTCCAGTCAGcacgacttttttttttctttgccaaCAAACCTTTATATCAAGACATAGAAGTCAATGTTgtttgtggaaaaaaaaaaaaagaagtcaatGTTGTTACAGCAATCCCTATtgcaatattttttcaaatgtacatatatattttatccTGATTCGTGAAAGCGACGAAGCTTACAAAGTGAAATCTACTAAATTTGATACCCCCAAATCTCTTACTAttttaatcttatatataatctaaagaTTAGTCTAGATTTTGCTAATAATACATACTTTTTAATGTTAGTTACTACAACTTGTGAaaaccatttgtttttgtctctttcgTTTAGAATTTGTAAAGTGGGGTTAATCTGCATAAATAGCATTAAATTCTTAAACCAATGTGTTTTACGTAAGAAGTGACCAATATATTACCCTATGTAAAAGCTACTAAAATCCGCATCATACAAAGGCGTTTTACATAAAGTTgtaaaacaaagtttacaTCTTTTTAACTAAAAGTATGTACTATTGATGTCTATTCCTTATCCAATGGTATTACTTAACGCATTCATTGagtaatatttttctttatatgagGAAGAATAGTGATCATATGGTACGGTTGCTAACACTttaaatttagatattttcagtctcttaacaaaaacttctatataaatttttgcTAATACAACTTATTAAAATAGACACTTGAGAAATTTCATTGATATTTGAAATATCATTTAATACCGTAAGTAGAAGAAACTAGATGAAGTGGTGGGTCTTTGTATGTGTACATGTCGACGtgaaaatagaagagaaataaatatcaGCAAAAGGGCTTTGGACCGGATCAATAGCCACCTAACCAAATCTGTGAACGGCGTTActttcaaataacaaatactaACAGAAATATCATTGTAGATAAGACTTTAGGGTCTTCGATCGACATATAATAAAGATAAGGTTTGGGACCCTTTCAAGCTTTTTTTCGGTGTCGGCAATGAAGTTTTACGTCGAGGTGGCATTAACAACTGGACAAcggctttttgttttgttttggggtCTCTTTTGTCTTGTGAATAACAACTTTTATCACATTCgcataaattatatatagatttatgAATTTATTCTCCCAAATTAATGGTTTGTCTCAGTGGAAATCTACTGTTTTGTCCAGTGACTTGTGTTATCTATTTAATTCAGTTGGATGccaaaaataacatatattttcgATCTATCTATTGTGGATTTTACCCGATCGACATAAAAGGAATTAAGGACCGGTATTGGACCAATATTACATGACTGGTCATGCATGGAAAcacaccaaacaaaacaataaattttctttgtataaaaaaagaaaaccaataatttatttatcttctgATTAAAATATGGCGAAGAGATATACACtagtattaaaatttaaaacaatagaATGAggtaaaacataaatacagCATGTCGTGGACGTCTTTCGATTgtttttagttctttttttttggttttatatttcaaaacttgTTGAAACTgcataaaagttttttttttgtgtggatcCCCGTAATTTTTATTCTACACACGTACAAGACAATTTTTTCTTACGTAAACtatacaaacatataaagtGCATGTGACTGGTGAATGcttataataaaatacaaataaaataatgtgtGATTGGTGGAATATTTAGagtaaaagaagaatgaataTAGAGGAATATTGATATTggaggaaataaaaatatgaattagaGTACCCAAATAACTGGTATTCCCTACAAGCAGTCAACAAaactaaggaaaaaaaaaccaaggaaaaaagaagaaaaaattgttttgtttctgttgagTGGACAAGTTATGAGattagaattcaaatatccGTTCAAGTTAAAGCATGGAATCACGAATGCTCCACatctcaaagaagaaattgaactCTTTCTAATCTTAGAATTCAAAGAAACGTAGAGGAGTCTGATGAGATGTGGTTGGTTGCTATTACCTCTGATTGAATTTGATCACATACAAAATAACATTCGATCTTGATGTGTTTCGTAGGCTTTTGTGTAAAATCAGATgcatatatttgtttcaagGGTCGTCTCCACTAGAGTAAAATGACGCATATCATCAAGAATGCTTTTCCACCACATTACTTACGACACAGTCAATATTCAACTTCGACATAAACGAACCTATTTCGCAAATTGTTTATGAGTTATTcaaattatgtaaatttaatatactatcatatattttataaagatGTCTATTAAGTAAAAGgatgaaaacatatattatttgaaaaaccGGATTTCAGATGAAATTACTagtttaaatcaaaatatgcTTTGATTTATATAGTAATACAAGTATTTTTTTGAACTTAAATTGTTATATGATTGATATGTCACCATAACCGTAAATATTTGCGAAATAAAGGTAATTTCTTACCATATGTTTTTCCAAATATTAAGAGATACATTAAACATGTCATACTGATCAAAGATCTCTAAGTAGTAGTAAATAAGGTTTACGAGTActtttttgaaacaaacctAGAAAATAGAAGGGAATAGAAGAAACTTCAAAAgcacaaaaagagaaaaatccaaagaataatttattatacaataaaataaaaacgtatAAAAAAGGGAACAAAATGGGTaaagagaggaggaggaggaccCTGAAGTAGGGTTAAAAAATCCATCTCCTTTGGTGTCTCTATCATCAACACCTGTCGGCCTTGTCACTTAAACACgctcttcactctcttctcacacacctctccttctccttctcccaCCATTTAATCAATTCCACAATATTCAATTTTTCCAGTCTCCTCCGTTACACAATTCCACAAAGagattaaacaaacaatagaaaaatatcttcctttctttttctgtgaATACACCAATAAagtgacaaaagaaaaagcctGTCTTCTCTCACCTGTAATTACCAGAAGACAATATAAACTGTTactttccttcttttgttGTACCCCTTTAAAAACGGCTACTTTAGAGAACTTGAGAAGATttagaaagaaacagagagctTGAGAGATTCCTCTGGCTAAACCCAGATGGAGTTTGGATCTTTTCTTGTGTCCTTAGGGACATCTTTTGTTATCTTCGTCATTCTCATGCTTCTCTTCACCTGGCTTTCTCGCAAATCTGGAAATGCTCCCATTTATTACCCGAATCGGATCCTTAAAGGGCTGGAGCCATGGGAAGGCACCTCCTTGACTCGAAACCCTTTTGCTTGGATGCGTGAAGCTTTGACTTCCTCTGAACAAGATGTCGTTAACTTATCCGGCGTCGATACTGCTGTCCACTTTGTCTTCTTGAGCACTGGTTCgatctcaatctctctctgttcATCTCTGTTCTCTGTTACTTTAGTGGTTCCAATTCAAGGGTTTGGTGGAATTCTGCTGATTTCtgttggttttgatttgggtttgaGATTTAACCTAATAAAGTTTCGATCTTTAGAGACAATTGGGGGAAAAAACGTTTCaaaatggaaacttttttgtttgtaaattgCTGGCTCTGACTATTTTGTTTGCTATGTTATGTTATCTCTGTTTTACTTTTAGACATTGGTGATTGAAATTAGAATCAGTAGATAGAACTTTTTGAAGTCTATATATACGAGCCAGTGATTTTGGTGAAGGTAAAGTGTTTATGATGTCTTGAAAATTGGCTTTTGTTTGATGCAGTTCTGGGGATATTTGCTTGTTCCAGTCTTCTTCTCCTACCAACTCTACTGCCTCTA
This sequence is a window from Arabidopsis thaliana chromosome 1 sequence. Protein-coding genes within it:
- a CDS encoding Pectin lyase-like superfamily protein (Pectin lyase-like superfamily protein; FUNCTIONS IN: lyase activity, pectate lyase activity; INVOLVED IN: biological_process unknown; LOCATED IN: endomembrane system; EXPRESSED IN: petal, leaf whorl, sepal, flower; EXPRESSED DURING: 4 anthesis, petal differentiation and expansion stage; CONTAINS InterPro DOMAIN/s: Pectin lyase fold/virulence factor (InterPro:IPR011050), AmbAllergen (InterPro:IPR018082), Pectate lyase/Amb allergen (InterPro:IPR002022), Pectin lyase fold (InterPro:IPR012334); BEST Arabidopsis thaliana protein match is: Pectin lyase-like superfamily protein (TAIR:AT1G11920.1); Has 1738 Blast hits to 1729 proteins in 284 species: Archae - 0; Bacteria - 793; Metazoa - 0; Fungi - 235; Plants - 697; Viruses - 0; Other Eukaryotes - 13 (source: NCBI BLink).); translation: MASLVVIVSLLLAAFASPLLETAHSYNVTAPRVSLNPIDACWRRNPKWATNRQALAHCAVGYGKAAIGGKNGPIYVVTNPSDNPTRPSPGTLRYAVSQPKPLWITFARDMVIVLKSQLMINSYKTIDGRGAKVEIANGPCLRIRQVKHVIIHGISIHDCKADPNGMDGDGIRVFQSTHVWIDHCFLSRCHDGLIDVIVSSTAVTISNNYFTQHDKVMLLGHDDSYMGDKDMRVTIAFNTFGPGLIERMPRVRRGYAHVANNRYEKWQMYAIGGSANPIIFSEGNYFVAPEKRSSKQVTKRMMAGPDSKRWKWGTSRDVFMNGAFFGPPGVIVRPLYKGGEGFRVAHGSLVPSLTSSAGPLRCYVGRIC